The Plectropomus leopardus isolate mb chromosome 2, YSFRI_Pleo_2.0, whole genome shotgun sequence genome has a window encoding:
- the LOC121956125 gene encoding D(1B) dopamine receptor-like, producing the protein MADNCARPRSRSNGLQFYLKSHMENPAKYLSSVQGIDSVPSPLGEIMWNSTETEATKDDKKDMVVRTVTGCLLSMLILWTLLGNILVCSAVLRFRHLRTKVTNIFIVSLALSDLFVAVLVMPWKAVAEVAGYWPFGTFCNVWVAFDIMCSTASILNLCIISVDRYWAISSPFRYERKMTQQVAFVMISIAWTLSVLISFIPVQLNWHKASGDDMTGTHNSSTSRHIEENCDSSLSREYAISSSLISFYIPVAIMIVTYTRIYRIAQIQIRRIASLERAAEHAQSCRTNRIECQHHNTLKTSIKRETKVFKTLSVIMGVFVCCWLPFFVLNCMVPFCDRPAADQDAGLPCVSETTFDVFVWFGWTNSSLNPIIYAFNAEFRKAFASLLGCRNFCSSTPVETVNISNELVSYNQDTLIHKEIANAYVNMIPNVVECIEHEETFDRISQFSHNNDNATDSICDLADCEADISLDRMSPFTPNGLH; encoded by the coding sequence ATGGCTGATAACTGCGCCCGTCCCCGCTCGCGGAGCAATGGGCTGCAGTTTTACTTGAAGAGCCACATGGAGAACCCAGCCAAGTATCTCTCATCGGTGCAGGGGATTGACTCCGTGCCGTCTCCCCTCGGCGAGATTATGTGGAATAGCACCGAAACGGAGGCAACTAAGGACGATAAGAAGGACATGGTGGTGCGCACGGTGACGGGCTGTCTGCTGTCTATGCTCATCCTATGGACTCTGCTGGGGAACATCCTAGTGTGCTCCGCGGTGCTGCGCTTTCGACACCTGCGGACCAAAGTCACCAACATTTTCATCGTCTCCCTGGCTCTATCGGATTTATTCGTGGCCGTCCTGGTGATGCCCTGGAAAGCTGTGGCAGAGGTGGCGGGGTACTGGCCGTTTGGCACTTTTTGTAACGTCTGGGTCGCTTTTGACATTATGTGCTCCACCGCCTCCATCCTCAACCTCTGCATCATCAGCGTGGATAGATACTGGGCCATCTCGAGCCCCTTCCGCTACGAGAGGAAGATGACCCAGCAAGTTGCCTTTGTTATGATTAGTATCGCTTGGACGTTGTCTGTGCTCATTTCATTCATACCGGTCCAGCTCAACTGGCACAAAGCCAGCGGTGACGACATGACTGGGACGCACAACTCTTCCACGAGTAGGCACATAGAGGAAAACTGCGACTCCAGCCTGAGCAGAGAGTATgccatctcctcctctttgaTAAGTTTCTACATCCCCGTTGCGATTATGATTGTGACTTACACCAGAATATACCGGATTgcacaaatacaaattagaCGAATAGCCTCCCTGGAGAGAGCGGCAGAGCACGCGCAAAGTTGCAGGACAAACAGAATAGAGTGCCAACACCACAACACCTTGAAAACATCAATTAAACGTGAAACAAAAGTGTTCAAAACTCTTTCGGTGATCAtgggggtgtttgtgtgttgctggTTGCCGTTCTTCGTCCTCAACTGTATGGTCCCGTTCTGTGACAGACCGGCCGCAGACCAGGACGCGGGTTTGCCCTGCGTCAGTGAGACGACTTTTGACGTCTTCGTGTGGTTCGGCTGGACCAACTCCTCCCTGAACCCCATTATTTACGCCTTCAACGCCGAGTTTAGGAAGGCCTTCGCCAGCCTGCTGGGCTGTCGCAACTTCTGCTCCAGCACCCCCGTAGAGACTGTCAACATCAGCAACGAGCTGGTCTCATATAATCAAGACACCCTCATCCACAAGGAAATCGCCAACGCATATGTCAACATGATCCCCAACGTGGTTGAATGTATTGAACATGAGGAGACTTTTGACAGGATTTCACAGTTTTCTCACAACAATGACAACGCCACCGACTCGATTTGTGACTTGGCGGACTGCGAGGCAGACATCAGCCTGGACAGGATGTCACCGTTCACACCTAATGGATTACACTGA
- the otop1 gene encoding proton channel OTOP1, with protein sequence MSLTMVEHGGLDIMCLNKYCHSSSSSSSSEQDKKMFNKLKLRLSGEYPRKSAEILSAQYGTNLLLIGAALMLAIAYHGPSVKEEHLLSFVTCLMILQLMWMMWYILVRDRQKNTRTEKDVHATTCWIRGGLTLLALLSLIMDAFRIGYYVGYQSCVSAVLGVYPVIHATHTIAQVHFLWFHIKDVIKSFETFERFGVIHAVFTNLLLWCNGVMSEAEHFLNNHKRRLSALGYGNLTIVHSEPHCNCTTSTCSMFSSSLFYLYPFNVEYHIFVSAMLFVMWKNIGRTIDLSSNRKRLATKTQGLTVGPILGLLALASTIGILVVYVTHVEGSLQSRQSAISMFYIYGIVMLVFMCSAGASGLLIYRADHMPLDTSKNPSRQLDTELLFGSSIGSWLMSWCSIVSVLGAESNPPYRWTNLIYSLLIVLEKCIQNLFIVESLYRQQEDGEREDHELPTAPEIFSVTSSLAPPFNGIINRAYETPDRSCVNMENEQEESGQVYRCPRKPSEVPLPVGNNVKEPPNIKRQILKNIAVFQIMCNISLWILPAFGCRPQYDNGLEQETFGFSIWTTVLNFAIPLNLFYRMHSVASLFEVFRRV encoded by the exons ATGTCTCTCACAATGGTGGAGCACGGCGGCCTGGATATTATGTGTCTGAACAAGTATTGTCACAGTTCGTCCTCATCGTCCAGCTCCGAGCAAGACAAGAAGATGTTCAACAAACTAAAACTCCGTCTGTCAGGGGAGTATCCGAGGAAGAGCGCAGAGATCCTCAGCGCTCAGTACGGGACCAATTTGCTGCTGATCGGGGCGGCGTTGATGCTGGCTATCGCGTACCACGGCCCCTCTGTCAAGGAAGAGCACCTGCTGTCCTTCGTCACCTGCCTCATGATCCTCCAGCTGATGTGGATGATGTGGTACATCCTGGTGCGGGACAGACAGAAGAACACGCGGACTGAGAAAGATGTCCACGCCACCACATGCTGGATAAGAG GTGGTTTGACTCTCCTTGCACTCCTTTCACTGATCATGGACGCTTTCCGAATCGGGTATTATGTTGGCTATCAGTCTTGTGTGTCGGCTGTGCTCGGGGTATATCCTGTCATCCATGCAACTCACACCATAGCACAG GTgcattttctctggtttcacaTCAAGGATGTCATCAAGAGCTTTGAAACGTTTGAGAG ATTTGGCGTAATCCACGCAGTCTTTACCAACCTCCTTCTGTGGTGCAATGGCGTGATGTCAGAGGCCGAGCACTTCTTGAACAATCATAAGAGAAGACTCTCTGCCCTGGGCTACGGAAACCTCACCATAG tgcaCTCGGAGCCTCATTGTAACTGCACCACCAGCACCTGCTCCATGTTCTCCAGCAGCCTCTTCTATCTCTATCCCTTCAACGTCGAGTACCACATCTTTGTCTCTGCTATGCTGTTCGTCATGTGGAAGAACATCGGACGGACCATTGATCTTTCCTCAAACAGGAAGAGGCTGGCTACCAAAACTCAGGGCCTGACTGTGGGCCCCATTCTGGGTCTACTTGCACTGGCCAGCACTATTGGGATCCTGGTGGTCTATGTCACCCATGTGGAGGGATCCCTCCAATCGCGTCAGTCAGCCATTTCCATGTTCTACATTTATGGCATTGTCATGCTGGTGTTTATGTGCTCTGCCGGCGCTTCAGGTCTGCTCATATACCGAGCGGACCACATGCCACTGGACACCTCCAAAAACCCATCCAGACAGCTggacacagagctgctgtttgggTCCTCCATCGGCTCCTGGCTCATGTCCTGGTGCAGCATAGTGTCCGTGTTAGGCGCTGAAAGCAATCCTCCCTATCGCTGGACCAACCTCATCTACTCTCTCCTGATTGTGCTCGAGAAGTGCATCCAGAACCTCTTCATCGTAGAGTCCTTGTATCGCCAGCAAGAGGATGGCGAGAGGGAGGACCATGAGTTACCAACTGCTCCAGAAATCTTCTCAGTGACATCCTCTTTGGCCCCACCGTTCAACGGCATCATTAACCGCGCCTATGAGACTCCAGACAGAAGCTGTGTCAACATGGAGAACGAGCAGGAGGAGAGCGGACAGGTGTACAGATGTCCAAGGAAACCCTCTGAGGTGCCGTTGCCTGTGGGAAACAATGTAAAGGAGCCCCCAAATATAAAGAGGCAAATCCTGAAGAACATTGCTGTCTTCCAGATAATGTGCAACATTTCG ctgtggatCCTTCCTGCCTTTGGCTGCCGGCCACAGTACGACAACGGTTTGGAACAGGAGACATTTGGCTTCAGCATATGGACCACAGTTCTCAATTTCGCCATTCCTTTGAACCTTTTCTACCGCATGCACTCAGTCGCCTCCCTCTTCGAGGTGTTCCGCCGGGTCTGA